The DNA region AGAAAAGATAAAAGCCCTGACGGATAAAGATATCGGGCGGGAAATATCCGCCGCCGGTAAGAATGGGCTTACTATTCTTATTCAGGAAGATCCGGATTACCCGGAAAACCTGAAAAATATTTTTGATCCGCCTATAGTTATTTACGTGAAAGGAAGTTTGCTCCGGGAAGATAATTACGCGGTTTCTATTGTCGGTTCGCGCCAGGCGTCTATATACGGTTTAGAGGCGGCGGAAAGGTTCAGCCGCGATCTGGCAGGTTTGGGTTTCACTGTAGTATCCGGCCTGGCCCGGGGTATTGATACCGGCAGCCATAAGGCGGCGATAAAAGCAGGCGGAAGGACGATCGCGGTGATGGGCAGCGGGTTCGGTCATATTTATCCCGCGGAGAACAGGGGATTGGCCGAAGAAATAGCCCAAAACGGCGCGGTTATCTCGGAATTCCCTGTTGCTACCAGCCCTGCCAGGCAGAACTTTCCCCGGCGCAACCGGATTATCAGCGGATTGGCGCTGGGGGTACTGGTGGTTGAGGCTGCCCGGAACAGCGGCGCGCTTATAACCGCGGATTTTGCTTTGGAGCAGGGGCGGGATGTTTTTGCTTTGCCCGGAAAGGTGGATTCTTTGAATTCATTCGGGACGAACGGTTTGATCAGACAGGGGGCGCAGCTGGTTTGTTCGGCTGAGGATATTGCGGACGAGTTGAAACTGTCTTTAGGCTGCGTCGGTCAACCCGTAAAGAATTCCGCTGTTAATGCCGGAGAGGCTGCCCCGGAAGTCCTTGACGGGGTTTGCGCTTTATCTTGCGCAGAAACGCTATTGTATAATATAATATCAATTCAGCCGGTGTCTCTGGATGATATCCTGGAAAGGACAAATCTGGGGATCCCGGAATTATCACCCGCGCTTTTGAATCTGGAGTTGCGAAAAATGATTAAACAACTTCCGGGCAAACAATTCATACGGAGAGATCATGGCAAGTAAAAAACTGGTTATCGTGGAATCGCCGACTAAAGCCAAGACCATCAGCAGGATACTGGGCAAAGGTTATGAGGTGGTTTCCTCTATGGGGCACCTTATCGACCTGCCTAAGAAAGAGCTGGGGGTGGATATAGAAAAAGATTTTGAGCCTTCTTATGTGGTTATTTTCGGTCGGAAGAAACTGGTAACTCAGCTGAAGAAAGAAGGCGGACAGTCTGATGTGGTTTATATAGCCACAGACCCTGACCGCGAAGGCGAAGCTATCGGATGGCATCTGCAGGACAAGCTGTTCAAGGGGAAAGAAGTGTACAGGGTGAATTTCCACGAGATCACTCCCGCAGCGGTAAAGAACGCTTTTGATCATCCCCGGCCGTTCGACCATAATATGGTCCAGGCCCAGGTCTCCCGCAGGATCCTTGACCGGATTGTGGGGTATTTCTTGAGCCCGTTGTTATGGAAGAAGATCGCCCGCGGCTTAAGCGCGGGCCGCGTGCAATCCGTTGCCTTGAGGCTGATCGTCGAGAGGGAAAAGCAGATCAAGGAATTCATCCCTAAGGAATACTGGGAGATCGAGGCGGAATTGAGCAAGAAAGGTTCAAGTGCCGTCTTCACCGCCAAGCTGGATAAGATAGAAGGGCAGAAGGCCCAGATAAACAATAAGGAGCAGGCTGAAGAACTGGCCGGCCTGATAAATACCGGCAGTTTTACGGTAAAAGAGATCAAGACTACAGAGAAGAAACGTTACGCCGACCCGCCCTTTATTACCAGCACGCTGCAGCAGGAAGGTTTCAATAAATTAAAGTTCAACGCCACCAGGACAATGATCCTGGCCCAGCAGCTTTACGAAGGTATCGACATAGGCGAAGAAGCGCCTGTCGGTCTGATCACCTATATGCGTACGGATTCCACCAATGTGGCCAAGGAGGCGATAGCGCAGGTGCGTTCGCTTATCGCCGGTTCTTTCGGCAGGGATTATCTTCCGGACAGCCCGCCGGTGTATAAGACCAAAAAATTCGCCCAAGAGGCCCATGAAGCGATCCGCCCCACCTTGATCGACCGTAAGCCGGAGAGTTTAAAAAATTACCTCAACGCCGAACAGTATGAATTATACGAGCTTATTTATAACAGGTTTGTCGCCAGCCAGATGTCTCCTGCCCGGTATATGGCTACTTCCGTGGCGATCGAGAATGGCAAATTTATTTTTAACGCCTCCGGCAGCGCTTCTGTTTTTGACGGTTTCTCCGTGTTGTATAATAAGAACGGCCAGGACCAGGAGAAGAACAATATTCCATCCTTGGAGAAAGACGAGATCCTGGCCCTTTTGAAATTAGAGCCTTCCCAGCATTTCACCAAACCTCCCGCGAGATTCTCCGACAGTTCCCTGGTAAAGATAATGGAAGAGGAGGGCATAGGCCGGCCGTCAACTTACGCGCCGATCATCTCCACTCTTATATTGCGCGGATATGTGCACCGGATGCGGGGATATCTGCATCCCACTGAGCTGGGGTTTAAGGTCTGCGACATGCTTATTCAGTATTTCCCTGAGATAATGGATGTGAAATTCACCGCGTATATGGAAGGCGAGCTGGACGACGTGGAAGAAGGCAAGATCGCCAGGGGAAAGGTCCTGCTGGATTTTTATACCCCGTTCAAGGCCAGCTTTGATTTCGCCCAGGATAACATCAAGAAGGAAGTGGTGACCACCGACGAGATCTGCGATAAATGCGGCAAGCCGATGATCATTAAATGGGGCAGGAAGGGGAAGTTCCTGAGTTGTTCGGATTTCCCGGCATGTAAGAACGCTAAATCAATCACCTCGGGCGTGAAATGCCCTCAACCCGAATGCGGCGGGGAACTGGTCCAGCGCAGGTCCAAAAGGGGTTTTTTCTACGGCTGCACCAATTATCCCAAATGCACATTTATCGCCAAGGAGCTCCCGGAGGAAAAAGAATAGCTTATGGAGAGGTATATCGATAAATTCATGCGTTATATGGAGATTGAAAAGAATTACTCCAGGCATACGCTTTTGAATTACCGGATAGACCTGGAAGGGTTTCGCGCATTTCTGGGTCAGGCCGCCATAGAAAATGTCGATTACCTGTTCTTAAGGAAATACCTGGCCAATCTTAAAGAGAAGAGCCTGGGAGCGAAGTCAATGGCCAGGCATCTTTCAGCCTTGCGCTCATTTTTTAAATTTCTTATCCGGGAAGGATATCTCAAAGCGAACCCCATATTGAGCCTGTCCAGCCCGAAGATAGAGCAACACCTGCCTAAATTCCTGACTGAAGATGAAGTCTCTAATTTGATCGAATCCAGCATCCCCAAAGACCTCTCCGGTTCGCGCGACCGCGCGATCCTGGAGACTTTTTACAGTTCCGGCCTGCGTATAAGCGAACTGGTCGGGATAAATGTTGACGACATTGACTTTATCGGAGGGGTCATTAAAGTGCGCGGCAAAGGGAAGAAAGAAAGGATCGTTCCGATAGGGGATAAGGCAATTGAAGCCGTCCGGGTATACGTGGGTAAAAAAAAGAAAGAAACGCAGGCCTTGTTTCTGAATAAGAACGGCAAAAGAATAACCGATCGCGGGGTAAGGAATATCGTCGGCAAGTACCTGCGCATCTCAGGGGCCAAACAGGGGGCTTGTCCCCATACGCTGCGGCATTCTTTCGCCACGCATCT from Candidatus Omnitrophota bacterium includes:
- the dprA gene encoding DNA-processing protein DprA, yielding MNDYEALIGLNLVPEMGSARLKRLLAVFGSPREILAANRGSLCAVPGIGDGIAEKIKALTDKDIGREISAAGKNGLTILIQEDPDYPENLKNIFDPPIVIYVKGSLLREDNYAVSIVGSRQASIYGLEAAERFSRDLAGLGFTVVSGLARGIDTGSHKAAIKAGGRTIAVMGSGFGHIYPAENRGLAEEIAQNGAVISEFPVATSPARQNFPRRNRIISGLALGVLVVEAARNSGALITADFALEQGRDVFALPGKVDSLNSFGTNGLIRQGAQLVCSAEDIADELKLSLGCVGQPVKNSAVNAGEAAPEVLDGVCALSCAETLLYNIISIQPVSLDDILERTNLGIPELSPALLNLELRKMIKQLPGKQFIRRDHGK
- the topA gene encoding type I DNA topoisomerase, with the translated sequence MASKKLVIVESPTKAKTISRILGKGYEVVSSMGHLIDLPKKELGVDIEKDFEPSYVVIFGRKKLVTQLKKEGGQSDVVYIATDPDREGEAIGWHLQDKLFKGKEVYRVNFHEITPAAVKNAFDHPRPFDHNMVQAQVSRRILDRIVGYFLSPLLWKKIARGLSAGRVQSVALRLIVEREKQIKEFIPKEYWEIEAELSKKGSSAVFTAKLDKIEGQKAQINNKEQAEELAGLINTGSFTVKEIKTTEKKRYADPPFITSTLQQEGFNKLKFNATRTMILAQQLYEGIDIGEEAPVGLITYMRTDSTNVAKEAIAQVRSLIAGSFGRDYLPDSPPVYKTKKFAQEAHEAIRPTLIDRKPESLKNYLNAEQYELYELIYNRFVASQMSPARYMATSVAIENGKFIFNASGSASVFDGFSVLYNKNGQDQEKNNIPSLEKDEILALLKLEPSQHFTKPPARFSDSSLVKIMEEEGIGRPSTYAPIISTLILRGYVHRMRGYLHPTELGFKVCDMLIQYFPEIMDVKFTAYMEGELDDVEEGKIARGKVLLDFYTPFKASFDFAQDNIKKEVVTTDEICDKCGKPMIIKWGRKGKFLSCSDFPACKNAKSITSGVKCPQPECGGELVQRRSKRGFFYGCTNYPKCTFIAKELPEEKE
- the xerC gene encoding tyrosine recombinase XerC, with protein sequence MEIEKNYSRHTLLNYRIDLEGFRAFLGQAAIENVDYLFLRKYLANLKEKSLGAKSMARHLSALRSFFKFLIREGYLKANPILSLSSPKIEQHLPKFLTEDEVSNLIESSIPKDLSGSRDRAILETFYSSGLRISELVGINVDDIDFIGGVIKVRGKGKKERIVPIGDKAIEAVRVYVGKKKKETQALFLNKNGKRITDRGVRNIVGKYLRISGAKQGACPHTLRHSFATHLLNRGADLRTVQELLGHANLATTQIYTHLTTDRLKSVYDKAHPRA